Proteins encoded by one window of Chroococcidiopsis sp. TS-821:
- a CDS encoding NB-ARC domain-containing protein → MKISVEEALEIVDRVTQQGGLSKVQEIVFRQCWEGCSYQEIAKNSGYQLGYIRDVGHKLWQLLSKAFGQKITKTNFQRVINQYKLTKTYPKLENQLPELNLATCQQHLTHQKQDRKEVIDISSFFGRTSEIGIIKQWIIGDRCRLVSLYGMPGIGKTSLAAVCVEQMQNEFEYLIWRNIRNAQPIKELLTEIILFLSPQPTVNLPQTVDGLLATLMNYFRQHRCLLILDNYESVLESGKKAGHYRCKYEGYGQLLRQIADEKHQSCLLLTTREMPSSLNVKEGYSLPVRSLQLGGLSLEPVCEVLKAKGLVCTDEELQKLSNCYSGNPLALKIAATSIQSIYKQGVSEFLSQGRIVFGEIWDLLEQQFNRLSNHEKQVLLWLTNYQEQWHLLKLDEKHLPGLSTRVVLEALQSLQRRSLIKNDSLYFTHPNMILEYIREVTHYKNESSILKFATVSSGLSHLPVFTKNQS, encoded by the coding sequence ATGAAAATATCAGTAGAAGAAGCATTAGAAATAGTCGACAGAGTTACCCAGCAAGGTGGTTTAAGTAAAGTACAAGAAATTGTATTTCGTCAATGCTGGGAGGGTTGCTCTTACCAAGAAATTGCCAAAAACTCTGGATATCAACTAGGATACATAAGAGATGTCGGGCATAAACTGTGGCAATTGCTTTCAAAAGCTTTTGGTCAAAAGATTACAAAAACTAACTTCCAGCGAGTTATCAATCAATACAAATTAACTAAAACATATCCAAAGTTAGAAAACCAGTTACCTGAATTAAATTTAGCTACTTGCCAACAGCACTTAACACATCAAAAGCAAGATCGGAAAGAAGTTATCGACATTTCTAGTTTTTTTGGTCGTACCAGTGAAATAGGTATTATCAAGCAGTGGATTATTGGCGATCGCTGTCGTTTAGTCTCGCTTTATGGTATGCCAGGTATTGGCAAAACATCTTTAGCTGCAGTTTGTGTGGAACAGATGCAAAATGAGTTTGAGTATCTTATTTGGCGCAATATACGCAATGCTCAACCTATTAAAGAACTGTTAACAGAAATTATCTTATTTTTATCGCCACAGCCAACAGTAAATTTACCCCAAACAGTAGATGGATTACTAGCAACTTTAATGAATTACTTTAGACAACATCGTTGTTTACTGATCCTAGATAACTATGAATCGGTATTAGAAAGTGGCAAAAAAGCTGGACACTATCGCTGTAAATACGAAGGATATGGTCAACTATTAAGACAAATAGCAGATGAAAAACATCAAAGCTGCTTGTTACTGACAACTAGGGAAATGCCTAGTAGTTTGAATGTCAAAGAAGGTTATAGTTTACCAGTACGATCGCTACAGTTGGGTGGTTTATCTTTGGAGCCAGTTTGCGAAGTTTTAAAAGCAAAAGGTTTGGTTTGTACTGATGAAGAATTACAAAAGTTAAGTAATTGCTATTCAGGTAATCCACTTGCCTTAAAAATTGCAGCAACATCAATTCAATCCATATATAAACAAGGCGTTTCTGAGTTTTTGTCTCAAGGTCGAATCGTCTTTGGTGAAATTTGGGATTTGTTAGAACAGCAGTTTAATCGCCTGTCAAACCACGAAAAGCAAGTACTACTGTGGTTAACAAATTATCAAGAACAATGGCATTTACTCAAGCTAGATGAAAAGCACTTGCCTGGATTATCGACAAGAGTTGTATTAGAAGCTTTACAATCCTTGCAACGGCGATCGCTCATTAAAAATGACTCTCTATATTTCACTCATCCGAACATGATTTTAGAATACATTAGGGAAGTTACGCACTATAAAAATGAATCCAGTATACTTAAATTTGCTACTGTGTCTTCAGGTTTAAGTCATTTACCGGTTTTTACCAAAAATCAAAGTTAA
- a CDS encoding MurT ligase domain-containing protein: MDVVGEMAKIQIKDRLQLGLAVLSAKAVTFGVRSLKLGAASVLPGEIARRLQPQLLQLLSRQVKQGVILIAGTNGKTTTSLLLRTMLERQGKRVAHNATGANLENGLISALLANTNLVGTLDVDYAILEVDENVVPRVLAAIEPKIILCLNLFRDQLDRYGEVDAISQRWSKAIATLPPDTIIIPNADDPTLSYLGQQLPQKVLFFGLSEPEQYLEEIPHAVDSIYCPNCGHSLDYKGVYLSHLGDFHCPNCGFHKAPVAINSQEYPQILIGLYNKYNTLAAVLAAQQLGVDEATIRDTINNFQAAFGRAEELHVNGKHVRILLSKNPVGMNETIRAVNQVRQQTPSAQLAPVLFVLNDRIPDGTDVSWIWDVDTEKLVAQGGTFIVSGDRVYDMALRLRYSQPEDNSLQLIVKEDLREAIATALEHTPRDRTLHILPTYSAMLEVREILTGRKIL; the protein is encoded by the coding sequence ATGGATGTAGTGGGAGAAATGGCAAAAATTCAGATTAAGGATAGACTGCAACTTGGTTTAGCAGTATTAAGCGCAAAGGCAGTTACCTTTGGAGTGCGATCGCTGAAACTTGGTGCAGCAAGTGTCTTACCAGGCGAAATCGCTCGTCGCCTACAACCGCAGCTACTACAATTACTCAGTCGCCAAGTTAAGCAGGGAGTGATTTTGATCGCCGGAACCAACGGTAAAACGACAACATCGCTACTGTTGCGCACAATGCTAGAACGTCAAGGGAAGCGCGTTGCGCACAATGCAACTGGTGCAAATTTAGAAAATGGCTTAATCAGTGCTTTACTTGCAAACACTAATTTGGTAGGTACGCTCGATGTCGATTATGCAATTTTAGAAGTCGATGAAAACGTTGTTCCTAGAGTTTTAGCAGCAATTGAACCGAAGATCATTTTGTGCTTAAACTTATTTCGCGACCAACTCGATCGCTATGGTGAAGTAGACGCGATTAGTCAGCGCTGGAGTAAGGCGATCGCCACGCTACCGCCAGATACAATCATTATTCCGAATGCCGACGATCCAACGCTTTCTTACCTAGGTCAACAACTGCCGCAAAAAGTCCTTTTCTTCGGTTTAAGCGAACCCGAACAGTATCTTGAGGAGATTCCCCACGCTGTAGACTCGATTTACTGTCCTAACTGCGGGCATTCGCTCGATTACAAAGGAGTTTATCTATCGCATTTAGGAGATTTTCACTGTCCCAACTGCGGCTTTCACAAAGCACCTGTTGCAATTAACAGCCAAGAATATCCCCAAATTTTAATTGGATTATATAACAAGTACAACACTTTAGCCGCAGTCTTAGCCGCGCAACAACTTGGCGTTGATGAAGCAACAATCCGCGATACAATCAACAATTTTCAAGCAGCCTTTGGACGCGCCGAAGAATTACACGTTAACGGCAAACACGTACGCATTCTGTTATCTAAGAATCCTGTAGGAATGAACGAAACAATTCGCGCGGTGAACCAAGTACGGCAACAAACGCCCTCCGCACAACTAGCACCAGTGTTGTTCGTACTAAATGATCGCATTCCTGATGGCACAGATGTCTCGTGGATTTGGGATGTCGATACCGAAAAACTCGTCGCCCAAGGCGGAACATTCATTGTGAGCGGCGATCGCGTTTATGACATGGCGCTACGATTGCGCTACTCACAGCCAGAAGATAACAGTCTGCAACTCATCGTCAAGGAAGATTTACGCGAAGCGATCGCAACTGCATTAGAGCATACCCCACGCGATCGAACACTGCACATTCTCCCCACCTACTCAGCAATGCTTGAAGTGCGAGAAATCCTCACAGGGCGTAAGATTCTATAA
- a CDS encoding type 1 glutamine amidotransferase, whose product MNQEQIELTIGWLYPTLMSTYGDRGNVICLQKRCEWRGYTVKILPLDENATAADFQRVDIIVGGGAQDRQQEIVMRDLQGTKAAALRERIDSGTPGVFTCGAPQLLGHYYEPALGQRIEGLGLFDFVSVHPGANARRCIGNLVVEVTAQRLAQELAAICGSPTYLIGFENHGGRTKLGQVEPLGRVVQGLGNNGEDGTEGAFYQNAIATYSHGPLLPKNPFVADWLIQTALRQKYQAPIVLKPLEDPFATQARQAMFQRLRINVPTG is encoded by the coding sequence ATGAACCAAGAACAAATCGAACTGACAATCGGCTGGTTGTATCCCACCTTGATGAGTACTTACGGCGACCGGGGTAACGTGATTTGTCTGCAAAAACGCTGTGAATGGCGTGGATACACAGTTAAAATCTTACCACTAGATGAAAATGCCACAGCCGCAGACTTTCAGCGCGTTGATATCATTGTCGGTGGTGGTGCGCAAGACCGACAACAAGAAATTGTCATGCGCGATTTACAAGGTACGAAAGCCGCAGCACTCCGCGAAAGAATTGATAGTGGAACTCCTGGCGTGTTTACCTGCGGTGCGCCGCAATTACTCGGACACTACTACGAACCTGCACTAGGACAACGAATCGAAGGCTTAGGATTATTTGATTTTGTCTCTGTACATCCTGGTGCAAACGCCCGCCGTTGTATTGGTAATCTCGTTGTCGAAGTCACTGCTCAACGATTAGCACAAGAACTCGCAGCCATTTGCGGTTCCCCTACATACCTAATCGGCTTTGAAAATCACGGGGGACGCACCAAGTTAGGACAAGTCGAACCTTTAGGGCGCGTTGTCCAAGGTTTAGGTAACAACGGCGAAGATGGAACAGAAGGTGCATTTTACCAAAATGCGATCGCTACTTATTCACACGGTCCATTATTGCCCAAAAATCCCTTTGTCGCCGACTGGCTGATTCAAACTGCATTGCGGCAAAAATATCAAGCTCCAATCGTGCTGAAACCTCTCGAAGATCCTTTTGCTACCCAAGCAAGACAAGCAATGTTTCAACGCTTACGTATTAATGTCCCTACTGGATAA
- a CDS encoding helix-turn-helix transcriptional regulator, translated as MTQQSSKAKQITDETSLLSPAALGLVAEFFKVLSEVSRLQIVCSLKSGAKNVSEIIEATGLGQANVSKHLRILTQAGIVSREQQGVCVYYEIANPILFDLCEMVCDALSTQISQQSEQLEQLSLLRS; from the coding sequence ATGACACAGCAATCAAGCAAAGCAAAGCAAATTACAGATGAAACCTCTTTGCTATCGCCAGCAGCGTTAGGGCTAGTCGCTGAGTTCTTTAAGGTTCTATCTGAAGTGAGCCGTTTGCAAATTGTTTGCTCGCTCAAGTCAGGAGCCAAAAATGTCAGCGAGATAATTGAAGCAACAGGGTTAGGACAAGCTAACGTCTCCAAGCACCTAAGAATCCTTACGCAAGCAGGTATTGTCTCCCGCGAGCAGCAGGGTGTATGCGTTTACTACGAAATCGCTAATCCCATTTTATTTGACCTTTGCGAGATGGTTTGTGACGCACTCTCAACTCAAATCTCTCAGCAAAGCGAACAACTAGAGCAGTTAAGTTTGCTTCGCTCTTGA
- a CDS encoding MBL fold metallo-hydrolase — translation MLFRQLFDQNTGTYTYLIASQSKDAVLVDPVVEQVERDRKLIEELGLTLRYCLETHIHADHITGTAKLRELTGCQGVVPENANATCADRFIRDGETLQIGDVRIQAIATPGHTDSHFAYLINDTHLLTGDALFIRGCGRTDFQSGNAGTLYDSVTQRLFTLPDDTLVYPGHDYRGHTVSTIGEEKQWNPRFVGRTRDSFIEFMNNLNLPNPQKIMEAVPANERCGNLLAV, via the coding sequence ATGCTATTTCGTCAACTATTCGATCAAAATACTGGAACCTATACTTATCTAATTGCCTCTCAATCAAAAGACGCAGTACTTGTCGATCCCGTTGTGGAGCAAGTCGAGCGCGATCGCAAGCTGATTGAGGAACTCGGTCTAACATTACGCTATTGTCTCGAAACTCACATTCACGCTGACCATATCACGGGGACTGCAAAACTTCGCGAACTCACAGGTTGTCAGGGAGTTGTCCCCGAAAACGCAAATGCAACTTGTGCAGATCGCTTTATTCGAGACGGAGAAACATTGCAGATTGGTGATGTTCGCATTCAGGCGATTGCAACTCCTGGACATACCGATAGCCACTTCGCCTATCTCATCAACGACACGCATTTATTAACCGGCGATGCACTGTTTATTCGCGGTTGTGGGCGCACCGATTTTCAAAGTGGTAATGCAGGAACGTTGTACGACTCGGTAACACAGCGACTATTCACTTTACCAGACGACACGTTAGTTTATCCAGGACACGATTATCGCGGACACACAGTATCCACGATTGGAGAAGAAAAGCAGTGGAACCCGCGATTTGTAGGACGCACGCGCGATAGTTTCATCGAGTTTATGAATAATCTCAACTTGCCTAATCCTCAAAAGATTATGGAAGCAGTTCCCGCAAACGAACGCTGCGGTAATTTACTAGCAGTATAA
- a CDS encoding rhodanese-like domain-containing protein: MITTKRVGDRLQTVDAQTLKHWLDAGTVDLIDVREPAEYAGEHIPGAILLPLSKFDISQIPTNTHKKLVLHCQSGNRSAQAAQKLLANGVEQVTHLEGGLTAWKQAGYPTEVNKNAPISLMRQVQIVAGSLVLLGTLLGAFVSPWFLILSGFVGAGLTFAGITGNCTLAMLLSKLPYNRNIPSS; the protein is encoded by the coding sequence ATGATTACAACTAAAAGAGTAGGCGATCGCCTACAAACCGTTGACGCTCAAACTTTAAAACATTGGCTGGACGCAGGTACAGTCGATCTCATTGATGTCCGCGAACCAGCAGAATATGCAGGCGAACACATTCCTGGTGCTATCCTCCTTCCTCTATCCAAATTTGACATTAGTCAAATACCAACAAACACTCACAAAAAATTAGTTTTACATTGTCAATCAGGCAATCGTTCAGCGCAAGCTGCACAAAAATTACTTGCAAACGGGGTTGAGCAAGTGACTCATCTTGAAGGCGGACTTACAGCTTGGAAACAAGCTGGTTATCCCACAGAAGTAAACAAAAACGCACCAATTAGCCTCATGCGACAAGTTCAAATTGTTGCAGGATCGCTAGTCTTACTTGGCACTTTACTGGGTGCATTCGTTTCTCCCTGGTTTTTAATTCTCAGTGGCTTCGTTGGTGCAGGATTAACATTTGCGGGAATCACAGGAAACTGCACGCTAGCAATGCTCCTAAGTAAACTTCCCTACAACCGTAATATTCCATCCAGTTGA
- a CDS encoding Fe2+-dependent dioxygenase encodes MILCIDVLTPEELAQINAKLKDAEFVDGKLTAGWHAKEVKNNTQLLGKTAITQELRSIVEQALQRNQLFQAAVHPKAIRPVLFSCYEPGMYYGYHIDNALMGTPSMRSDVSLTLFLNPPDTYEGGELVIETSLGEQAFKLAAGSAIAYPSTTLHRVEVVKTGIRLAAVTWIQSFIRDPGEREILFELNTVKQVMYEKYGKTPEFDLICKSHANLLRKWVEV; translated from the coding sequence ATGATTTTATGTATCGATGTTCTTACTCCTGAAGAACTTGCACAAATCAACGCTAAACTGAAAGATGCTGAGTTTGTTGATGGTAAACTCACAGCGGGATGGCACGCAAAAGAAGTAAAAAATAATACGCAACTTTTAGGGAAAACCGCAATAACACAGGAATTGCGGTCAATCGTCGAGCAAGCACTACAACGCAATCAGTTGTTTCAAGCTGCGGTACATCCAAAAGCAATACGTCCCGTATTATTTAGTTGTTACGAGCCAGGGATGTACTACGGTTATCACATTGATAATGCATTAATGGGGACACCGTCAATGCGTTCAGATGTATCGTTAACTCTGTTTCTGAATCCTCCAGACACCTATGAAGGTGGCGAACTTGTCATTGAAACTTCATTAGGCGAACAGGCTTTTAAACTGGCTGCGGGTTCAGCGATCGCTTATCCTTCTACAACTTTACATCGCGTTGAAGTTGTGAAAACTGGAATTCGACTGGCTGCGGTAACCTGGATACAAAGCTTCATCCGCGATCCTGGCGAACGCGAGATTTTATTTGAGTTGAATACGGTCAAACAAGTTATGTATGAGAAATACGGTAAAACACCAGAATTCGATCTTATTTGTAAATCGCATGCAAACTTGCTTCGCAAATGGGTTGAGGTTTAA
- the dnaK gene encoding molecular chaperone DnaK: MAKVVGIDLGTTNSCVAVMEGGHPVVIANAEGSRTTPSVVAYTKTGDKLVGQIAKRQAVMNPENTFYSVKRFIGRKYDEVTGESKQVSYKVLRDSNGNVKLDCPILKKQFAPEEISAEVLRKLVDDASKYIGEPVKQAVITVPAYFNDSQRQATKDAGRIAGIEVLRIINEPTAAALAYGLDKKSNETILVFDLGGGTFDVSILEVGEGVFEVKSTSGDTHLGGDDFDKKIVDWLATEFQRNEGVDLRKDKQALQRLTEAAEKAKIELSGATQTNINLPFITATQEGPKHLDMTLTRSQFEQMCSDLLDRCRIPVNQALRDANLTAADIDEVVLVGGSTRIPAVQQLVRQITNKEPCQGVNPDEVVAVGAAIQAGVLAGDVKDILLLDVTPLSLGVETLGGVMTKIISRNTTIPVKKSEIFSTAADGQTNVEIHVLQGEREMAADNKSLGTFRLDGIPPAPRGIPQIEVTFDIDANGILSVSAKDKASGKEQSITITGASTLDKAEVERMVKDAERNAAEDRRRRDRVDTKNTADSVAYQAEKQLKDLGDKVPSADKTRLEGMIQDLRQAIAQENYDRMKSLTNDIQQALMQIGSAVYAQAGSTSTSSSSSTNGKGGDDVIDADFVEHK, translated from the coding sequence ATGGCAAAAGTCGTTGGAATCGACTTAGGAACAACAAATTCCTGTGTTGCCGTCATGGAAGGCGGGCACCCCGTTGTGATTGCTAACGCTGAAGGTAGCCGTACGACTCCATCGGTAGTTGCTTATACCAAAACGGGTGATAAGTTGGTAGGGCAAATTGCTAAACGGCAAGCCGTGATGAACCCTGAAAACACGTTTTATTCAGTAAAGCGGTTCATTGGGCGCAAGTATGATGAAGTCACAGGCGAATCCAAACAAGTTTCTTACAAGGTGCTGCGCGATAGCAACGGCAACGTCAAACTCGACTGCCCAATTCTCAAGAAACAGTTTGCTCCCGAAGAAATCTCAGCAGAGGTACTGCGAAAACTAGTAGATGACGCGAGCAAATATATAGGCGAACCCGTCAAGCAAGCCGTAATTACTGTTCCTGCATATTTCAACGATTCACAGCGGCAAGCTACCAAAGACGCCGGACGCATTGCGGGAATTGAAGTATTGCGAATCATCAACGAACCAACTGCTGCGGCGCTAGCCTATGGACTCGATAAAAAGAGCAACGAGACTATTTTAGTCTTCGACTTAGGAGGCGGTACTTTTGACGTGTCCATCTTAGAAGTGGGTGAAGGTGTATTTGAGGTGAAATCCACCAGTGGCGATACCCACTTGGGTGGCGATGACTTTGATAAAAAGATTGTTGATTGGCTAGCAACAGAATTTCAGCGCAACGAAGGTGTTGACCTGCGCAAAGATAAGCAAGCTTTGCAACGTCTTACTGAAGCTGCCGAAAAAGCCAAGATTGAACTGTCAGGGGCAACACAAACAAACATTAACTTGCCCTTCATCACAGCAACGCAAGAAGGTCCTAAACATCTAGACATGACGCTGACGCGATCGCAGTTTGAGCAAATGTGCAGTGACTTGCTCGATCGCTGCCGGATACCCGTCAATCAGGCTCTGCGCGATGCTAACCTCACAGCTGCTGACATTGATGAAGTCGTATTAGTTGGTGGTTCAACGCGCATTCCGGCTGTACAGCAATTGGTACGGCAAATCACAAATAAAGAACCGTGCCAGGGCGTGAACCCAGATGAAGTCGTTGCAGTAGGTGCAGCAATTCAAGCGGGAGTATTGGCAGGCGATGTGAAAGACATCTTGCTGTTAGACGTGACGCCCCTATCACTAGGTGTAGAAACGTTGGGCGGCGTGATGACCAAAATCATTTCCCGCAACACGACAATTCCCGTCAAAAAATCCGAAATCTTTTCCACGGCAGCCGACGGGCAAACGAACGTAGAAATTCACGTCTTGCAAGGCGAGCGGGAAATGGCAGCCGATAACAAGAGTCTGGGCACCTTCCGGCTCGATGGCATTCCCCCAGCACCGCGCGGTATCCCGCAAATTGAGGTGACATTTGACATTGATGCCAATGGCATTTTGTCCGTGTCTGCAAAAGATAAAGCTAGTGGTAAAGAGCAATCAATTACCATCACAGGTGCATCAACGCTCGATAAAGCTGAGGTTGAACGCATGGTCAAAGATGCAGAACGCAATGCCGCAGAAGACCGCAGACGACGCGATCGCGTGGATACAAAGAACACCGCAGATTCTGTTGCCTACCAAGCCGAGAAGCAACTCAAAGACTTGGGCGACAAGGTGCCAAGTGCCGACAAAACTCGTCTAGAAGGTATGATCCAAGACCTGCGGCAGGCGATCGCACAAGAAAACTACGACCGCATGAAATCGCTCACTAACGATATCCAACAAGCCCTCATGCAGATTGGCAGTGCCGTTTATGCTCAAGCAGGTAGCACCTCCACAAGCAGTAGCAGTTCTACCAACGGCAAAGGCGGTGACGATGTCATCGATGCTGACTTTGTCGAACACAAGTAA
- a CDS encoding DnaJ C-terminal domain-containing protein, whose amino-acid sequence MAATDFKDYYAILGVSKTATPEEIKKAYRKLARKYHPDLNPGDREAEARFKEINEAHEVLSDPEKRQKYDQFGQYWKQAAAGAAPPTGAAGFETMDFGQYGSFDDFINELLGRFGRGDRRTGRRVYTYRTTTEPESFRYVEFGGEDPFSRFTDISTQDTEAAIALTFAEAFHGTQKRLQIDSETITVRIPPGAKSGSRVRVKGKGQMSPFSQQRGDLYLTIELLPHRFFRFEGDNITCEIPISPEEAVLGTQIDVPTPDGKVTMTIPSGVDSGQTLRLRGKGWRDPQGKRTDLLVRLKIVTPKDLSSKERECYEKLRQASSFNPRSGLAEVQL is encoded by the coding sequence ATGGCTGCAACGGATTTTAAAGACTATTACGCAATTCTAGGCGTAAGTAAAACTGCAACGCCAGAGGAAATCAAGAAAGCCTACCGGAAATTAGCGCGGAAATATCACCCCGATCTCAATCCAGGCGATCGCGAGGCGGAAGCACGGTTTAAGGAAATCAACGAAGCCCACGAAGTTCTCTCTGACCCAGAAAAACGCCAGAAATACGATCAGTTTGGTCAATACTGGAAGCAAGCCGCAGCTGGTGCAGCTCCTCCGACAGGCGCAGCTGGCTTTGAAACGATGGATTTTGGTCAGTACGGCAGCTTTGATGATTTCATTAATGAGCTGCTAGGACGGTTTGGTCGCGGCGATCGTCGCACGGGACGGCGAGTGTATACCTACCGCACCACCACAGAACCAGAGAGCTTCCGGTATGTAGAATTTGGCGGTGAAGATCCTTTTAGTCGCTTCACTGATATTTCTACACAGGATACAGAAGCCGCGATCGCGCTTACCTTTGCCGAAGCGTTTCACGGCACCCAAAAACGTCTCCAAATCGATAGTGAAACTATCACCGTTCGCATTCCTCCGGGAGCCAAATCCGGCAGTCGCGTCCGCGTCAAAGGTAAAGGGCAGATGAGTCCCTTCAGTCAGCAACGAGGCGATTTGTATCTGACGATCGAGTTATTACCTCACCGGTTCTTCAGATTTGAAGGTGACAATATTACCTGTGAAATCCCGATCAGTCCAGAGGAAGCAGTACTCGGCACCCAAATTGACGTACCCACGCCCGATGGCAAGGTGACGATGACTATTCCTTCCGGGGTAGACTCTGGACAAACTCTACGGTTGCGAGGTAAGGGCTGGCGCGATCCTCAAGGCAAGCGGACAGACTTGCTGGTGCGGCTGAAAATTGTCACCCCTAAAGACCTCAGTTCCAAAGAACGAGAGTGTTATGAAAAATTACGGCAAGCTAGCAGTTTTAATCCCCGTTCTGGGTTAGCGGAGGTACAATTATGA
- a CDS encoding chaperone modulator CbpM, whose translation MSSNPSLSLVVSLPRGAIAVSPQKEVRLYSFEQAAYFTKTSVALLERFAALGLIEPTESMLRRQDLIRVVKIQRLRRDLGLNLVGAAMVLDMASEIAQLKAQLRAYRTAQS comes from the coding sequence ATGAGTTCCAACCCCAGTTTGTCTCTTGTCGTATCGTTGCCAAGAGGCGCGATCGCAGTTTCTCCACAAAAGGAAGTTCGCCTTTATAGCTTCGAGCAAGCTGCGTACTTTACCAAAACTTCCGTTGCCCTGCTTGAGCGGTTTGCCGCTCTCGGACTGATTGAACCTACCGAATCGATGCTGCGTCGCCAAGATCTGATTCGGGTGGTGAAAATTCAACGACTGCGTCGCGATCTGGGTTTGAACCTGGTAGGTGCAGCAATGGTGTTGGATATGGCATCTGAAATTGCACAACTCAAAGCTCAATTACGTGCCTATCGCACGGCTCAAAGTTAA
- a CDS encoding DUF2905 domain-containing protein: protein MMSELGKTLVVIGLGIFLLGGLLWLSGGTLKNFPIGRLPGDILIQNGHFTFYFPLTTCILLSIGLSALLWLGQAITR, encoded by the coding sequence ATGATGTCTGAATTGGGCAAAACACTTGTTGTTATTGGATTAGGCATTTTTCTTCTAGGTGGCTTACTTTGGCTTAGCGGTGGGACGCTGAAAAACTTCCCTATTGGTCGCTTACCAGGAGATATTTTGATTCAAAACGGGCACTTTACCTTCTATTTTCCCCTGACTACTTGCATTTTGCTGAGCATTGGCTTGAGTGCTTTACTTTGGCTTGGGCAAGCTATCACCCGTTAG